AAACCCTCATTTATCTGGTCCACTGCCCAGTATTTCTCCTGCTGAATGTACCTCCTCTGTGTCAGTGGTGTCGCCTGTGCTCTAAACTGAGATTAAAACAAGATTAATCAGGGATTAGGTCATAAGATAAGAGGAGTGAGGGATGCACTGAATGAGCGCATGGAGAACAATCTGTCATTTTCTTCATAAACTGATGCATCTATTGTGTGAAGCTACTTTGGGTAACCAGCACAAATTCACTGTGCTTAAACACTTCTCATTCTTACATGTACATTCTTTGTGTGTGTCCATCCATGTACACCTATACCGCCAGGCTCTGCTATGGTgaggtgtgtcagcgatgacggATGTGGAGGCGACCTATGAGGACTTCATCGCCTCTCGACGGTCTGGCCGCCGGAATGCCATCCATGAAATCCAAGATTCCCCTGGAGGACAGGGACCTGCTGACTTATCGCAAAGTCTTGCACAGCTCAACATCAACAAGTCAGGTGAGGAAACATCTGCCATAGCGGCtctcattttcatttattatagATACAAACTGAGTTGAAAAAGTCTATCTTAATAAGGCATAATGATACTCCAGTGGATTATcatgacagaaaaaaatatgttgtTGAACTAACGCACTCATCCATCTGTGAATTACATCTGTTAAAAGTATGGATGGTGTATGAACAGATGAGAGCTTTTTGTGACTGAATATAAATATTACTATACCAAAAGCATTTTagctgttcatttacaaggtGATATAATTTGACTGAAACAGGCAGCCTGGAAATAGGGCAATAATTATCTAGGACAGAACGATCTCCACCTTTTAATACTGTAAAAGCAGAACAGATGCTCGGGATCAAACAACTGCATAgactaatgtttaaaaaaaaaaaaaaaggaaataaatgtccTCAACAAGGCGGTGTAACAGTAAGAATTGGCTGCATATGCAAACAAAAGTAAAGATCAAATTTAGCAGTACATTTTCCTTAGTTTTAGATATgcctttctttgtttttgttgcattatGTTGAGCTTTTATTCTAATCTATGCAAACTCTACCTTTGTGACTTCTCTTCCTCTTGATTTCACGGTGACTTAAGCGCTGATTCAACCAACCTCATTCGCATCACTGACTTCACAAGTAGTAACTTATGCATGAAACTGactgcctgtctctctctctctatgtactGTTTCCTCTCTGTCTGTCAGGTGATGACGGGGAAGACGCTGAGAAAAGCCAGGAATCTCCAGCTAAAGAAGAGGAGACTCAAGCGGAGGGGAGCTGAGCGACAGCAGGTCACAGACATGAGGACTTAAACAAATGCTGTTTCATGTCTGCCAGCTCCCCGACTGGCCAGTTGGATCTAATGACTATAAAGACAAACAGCAAAATCCTCCACTGCTACCATCAGCAAGTTATCACTATGGCAACCACAGTGCAGTCTCCCTTCTTCACTTGGGCGTGCTCCAGTCTCCTTTAAAAGCCTCCTTTGCTCGTTGCTACTGCTGATACATGACTGAATGTAAAGCTTGATCAAAACAGCAGGATCATCCTCTCAAACCAACACTGTCCATCTATCACTGGTTCTGAGAGCAGAGGGGAGAAAAGGAGGGCATTCAAGGTTTCTGGGGCGAGTGAGTTAGCTCTTAGTTAGCATTTAGTCTTCCCTCCCCCCTCCACACATTGAATCAATCACTACTGATGTGGCTGCACTTCTGGGAGACACTTCGAAGGAACGGGATTCAATCAGACACTTATTCTTACTCTGATCTTCTTGCATTAATCTCCATACACATGTATGTAATTCCTGGATCACTggacttttgttgttgtttgagtTGTTAACACATCAGTCTGTGTCGTTTGGGGGTGCATGCCCACATCTGCATTCCTATATGTTCAAACCTAAATTTAACAGGCCAAGGGGGGTATCATGTTCTATTTCTTTGTTTGTCCAGCCCATGTGCAATTCATATTATCCAAACAGAACCACTTCATATCTAACACAAGATGCTAGTTTCATAGATTATTGATTAGTTTTTGACCGGCTGCCATCACTGCTTTACACACTGACATAGTGTCACCTAAAGTTCAGCAAAATAAAGCGTGTGTACTTCTTTTAGATAATGCTTATTGTTGCCAAAGCAAATAATCTGTTATTATACTACAATTTCTAAGATTTTGTATATTCAGTACATTTTCATTCTAAATTTTCTTGTTTTCTGGTAATTAGTACTTAAAAATATACCTTAGCATATGATGTAATTCATTTTGTATTGTATGTAGTGAGCAAATAGCATCAAATACTAAATGTGAGACACATTTGAACCATTAGTCAGATTTTTGCTCTTATATTTTGGAATTCAACTCTGGAAATGAGGTTCCACCCTTGTCACACATCATAACTGATTACTTAATGTAGATAATCATGTTTTATTATCCATGTCATTGTTGGACTACTGAAGTCATCCGACCTGTGGAATGTGATGGTGATGTACTGTATGAAGGGTTTTCCACTCTCTACTGGGATACGGGGGTTAATAATGCACTGACTGTGTCCATAGTTGTCCAAAATAAACTGTGTTCAGGTTCACTTCGATCTATACACTGCCATTTACTAGTAGGAGGGATTTCAGTGGATATTGCTACAGGGAATATAATATATTTACTGCCGGTGACCTGGAAATTTATACCTGATTGCACTCAATGACACTACTGTGTactaatgtattttattataggTTAGAATAATTACTTTACTTTAAGGGTGGATGTTGAGTGATTATTGTGTACTTACTGTATGAATTTTGCATGCCCATTTAAATTTGTTTTGACCCCTCAAAATAACAACGCATCTCAACACTGCAATAGTAGATACAGCATACTGCCTTGTTTTGTAACACTCGTCAAATGTGTGAGTATGCACTTCAAAATTGCAAGTGGTACAACATTGACATACTGTGCTTTTTTGTGATTCTTTTCTTAAATCCAATAGAATTATCCCTAAATCtgattttgtcatttgtttactGGTTTTGTTGTAAGAAGCATTAGATTTGGAAAGAGGAATAGTGTGAATTAATGTGTGAATTGGCCAGTACTGTTGCACTGTGGGTGACTTAAAACACCTTTAATCATGTTGTTTCTCCATATCATACTTTTTGTAGCTCATTCATGAGTCATGTCACTATGTCGGCAGTGATCACATTATGTAATGCCATCATATTTGACTTTGTTCGTTTTGATGTGGAATTAAATCTCACtggtgaaaaagtcaattttcagATCAACTTTGTTCGTTTTAATGTGGAATTAAATCTCACTGGTGAAGAAGTAAATTCTCAGATCAGAATATTTGTGGCTTCTTTCAGTGGGTTTACACTGAGGATGTAGTGAGTCACATCAAAGAGATTATTGAATTTGACCACATGAGACCACAATATGGGAATTAAGTGGCTTCCTCTGTGCAGAACTCATCTAAATGGTTTGGATTAACAAGGTCAGTGTCTCCCTCTAGTGGCAAAATTTAATATTCACATACAAGCATTTCACAAATATTACTTAGATTTGTTTGAGATGGCACCAAAATGTAGGAAGTGATGAAACAAGAAGTATTGTCATATGATCACATTATAGACCTGCATGAGGCATCTGATATTTttataaaagagtaaaaaaaaaccacCAAGATTTTAATTCATTAACATTTCCTATAAATATTGGACATTTCCATCCagagattactttttttttgctaaggtATGATGGGAGAGTTTCACCATTGTCTAAAGTCTTCTCAGTAAAATCCCAAACACTGTCAATGGGGGTCAGGTTTGGACTCTGGAGGCGTCTCATACTCCCTaaaccactctttcacagtttgatccttttttttttttttttttttaaactcgtcttgtccagcatcataacagcagaatggtagtctggctacctttctgtgctgaacaaatttgctttgccgaggtaaacttcataaagtatatgaggctcccccttgatattctgctgtCTTTATTCTGACtttcgttgaaccacatttcaatgctggATCTAAAATGAAGGAACAGGGTGGAGGAAAAGAAAGGgggaagagagaaagagacagtgaaggggggagaaaaaggaagaagatggtgaagaccctcacaagagaatATCAACAATAGCAACAGTAACAACCATCGTGCTAAATATAATGGTAACATTAACTAGAACTAGAACTGAGTAAACAaggcaggaaaaaaaagaggaggacattacaataaaataaataagacctattaaatgagagaTATGAGGAagggaaacatgaacaaaatatcataaactagaagcactcggagagcgcagacctccgccaaggctgatcagttgccccccctgtgggcccccccacccccgatcaccaccaaaatttaatcatttcttccttatcccatttccaacaaaccctgaaaatttcatcaaaatctgtccataactttttgagttatgttgcacactaacggacggacagacagacagacagacagacagaccctggcaaaaacataacctccttggcggaggtaacaataacaGCACAAATTgtaccagcaacaaatccacacaacagcaGTTTTTCACATTAATCTCCTGCAACAGAGTGACTACATTAGAGTAAAGCAAAGAAAATAAGGCATAGAGACTGAGGTGCACTCAGTGATGAACACTACCATGCAACCGCaacccctccaaggaccaggggccaACAAAGAGGATCCCAAGGcccagccaaccagcagacaccacagagaagGGGATCCAGTCCAACTGTGTTGTGGACCAGATCCCCCACagtttgatcctgatgaatcctggtgttgtcatcttGGTACATTTCTATGTCATCAGGGAAGAATAAATGCACTTATGATCTGAGTTACTTCAGTTGCTTTAGGTTCAGTAACGTTATGTATCCTTAAAATGAAATCAACTGAATCTGAATATAAGGAATGACCAAGTCTAacacaacactgcccccacaggcttgtaccaTAGGCACCAGGCGTGACTGTGTAATCATGTCATCCTTTTATCACCCCAATGTGCCAATcaacaggttcaatctggactcatcagatcacatgactttTTTTCTATTGCTCCATAGTCCAATCCTTATGCTTCCTCTTAAACTGATGGCTGAAACATTAACCTGCTTTGGTTCGTATGTCAACATAATGGAAGCTTCTAAGCCGTGtgattagttaaatccaggtgatgacttttttttggccaggcaatGTAGTTATAACAGAGGATTCATTATTAAATAATTATATGGCTGATTATATTTTGCAGACACTATAATCTTCTTCAGATTTACTTAAGAATTAACAAGGCAACCTTTAGTGAAGCTTAAAATGAACCATGTACAATCAGTTTGGGATTTCTTAGTACATTATAAGCAAGTGTatatttttaaattgtacagcatctaaacatattttcataaatgtaaCATTCCAATCTTTAGACTAGCTCAAAATTTTCCTTTGGTAAA
This genomic window from Sphaeramia orbicularis chromosome 20, fSphaOr1.1, whole genome shotgun sequence contains:
- the pkia gene encoding cAMP-dependent protein kinase inhibitor alpha, yielding MTDVEATYEDFIASRRSGRRNAIHEIQDSPGGQGPADLSQSLAQLNINKSGDDGEDAEKSQESPAKEEETQAEGS